From Acidihalobacter aeolianus, a single genomic window includes:
- the ggt gene encoding gamma-glutamyltransferase, with protein MNAENERMAATLKAYSRNGVVTAPNALASEVGAAILARGGNAIEAAIAVAAAIAVVYPHMNSLGGDAFWLIANGKDVRGLAGAGQAGAAYSPDHYASAGLNAMPVRGGLAAVTVAGAVGSWGEAYRLSRESWAGRLSWAELLEPARRFAEQGFPVSRSHASILQERLDALRELPGFSRTFLIDGEVPAGGTTWRQPDLAETLGELQRDGAECFYRGSLGERLAAGLRDAGSLLRPDDLAGCRPEWVEPLRLDYARGTLLNLPPPTQGIASLMLLGLMERAGIAEMDPEGDAYVHHAIEATKLAFALRDRYVGDPAFVEVPVGELLNPEYLDRLCTGIDPGRAQPTPVVPGPGDTVWFGVVDAQGRAVSMIQSIYYEFGCGVVAGNTGVVWNNRGCGFVLTPGHPNLLAPGKRPFHTLNPAMYLERGVPRLVYGTMGGDGQPQTQAAILTRALDFGYAPEAAVAAPRWLFGRTWGESVAGVRLEHRFDPAVKAGLERRGHRDVSWAPRYADIMGHAGLIRIDRGRDGGLELWAGADPRSDGAALAAGAALDTAEK; from the coding sequence ATGAATGCTGAAAACGAGCGCATGGCTGCCACTCTGAAAGCGTATTCGCGTAATGGTGTGGTGACAGCGCCCAATGCGCTGGCCAGCGAGGTGGGGGCTGCGATACTGGCTCGTGGCGGTAATGCGATCGAGGCGGCGATCGCCGTGGCTGCGGCCATTGCCGTGGTGTATCCGCACATGAACAGCCTGGGGGGTGATGCATTTTGGTTGATCGCGAACGGCAAGGATGTGCGCGGACTCGCCGGTGCTGGGCAGGCTGGGGCCGCATATTCGCCCGATCACTATGCCAGCGCTGGATTGAACGCCATGCCGGTGCGAGGTGGCCTGGCTGCAGTAACCGTGGCGGGTGCCGTCGGCAGCTGGGGCGAGGCCTATCGTCTGAGCCGCGAATCTTGGGCGGGACGCCTGAGCTGGGCCGAGCTGCTCGAACCTGCGCGACGTTTCGCCGAGCAGGGATTCCCCGTCAGTCGCAGCCACGCGAGCATTTTGCAGGAACGACTGGATGCGCTGCGTGAGCTGCCCGGATTCTCCAGGACCTTTCTGATCGACGGCGAAGTGCCGGCGGGCGGCACGACCTGGCGCCAACCGGATCTGGCCGAAACCCTGGGCGAGCTGCAGCGTGACGGCGCGGAATGTTTCTACCGCGGTTCGCTGGGCGAGCGGTTGGCCGCCGGGTTGCGCGACGCCGGCAGTCTACTGAGGCCGGACGATCTTGCAGGCTGTCGCCCTGAATGGGTCGAGCCTCTACGACTGGATTACGCCCGAGGCACTCTGCTCAACCTACCGCCCCCGACCCAGGGTATCGCCTCGCTGATGCTGTTGGGGCTGATGGAACGTGCCGGTATTGCCGAGATGGACCCGGAGGGCGACGCCTACGTGCACCATGCCATCGAGGCGACCAAGCTCGCCTTCGCGCTGCGCGACCGTTATGTCGGCGATCCTGCGTTCGTCGAGGTACCAGTGGGTGAACTGCTGAATCCGGAATATCTCGACCGGCTTTGTACCGGTATTGACCCGGGGCGTGCGCAGCCGACGCCGGTGGTCCCGGGCCCGGGCGATACGGTGTGGTTCGGGGTGGTCGATGCTCAGGGGCGTGCGGTGAGCATGATCCAGAGTATCTATTACGAATTCGGCTGCGGCGTGGTCGCCGGTAATACGGGTGTGGTGTGGAACAACCGGGGGTGCGGCTTCGTGCTGACGCCTGGGCATCCCAATCTGCTCGCACCCGGAAAGCGGCCATTTCACACCCTGAATCCGGCGATGTATCTGGAGCGGGGGGTGCCCCGACTGGTATACGGCACCATGGGCGGCGATGGTCAGCCGCAGACCCAGGCGGCGATACTGACGCGCGCGCTGGATTTCGGTTACGCCCCGGAAGCGGCGGTGGCTGCGCCGCGCTGGCTGTTCGGCCGAACCTGGGGGGAGAGTGTTGCCGGCGTCAGACTTGAGCATCGCTTCGACCCGGCGGTCAAGGCAGGCTTGGAGCGTCGTGGGCACCGCGACGTGAGCTGGGCGCCGCGCTATGCCGATATCATGGGGCATGCGGGACTGATCCGGATCGACCGCGGCCGCGATGGCGGCCTCGAACTCTGGGCGGGCGCCGATCCGCGCAGCGACGGGGCTGCCCTGGCCGCCGGTGCGGCGCTCGACACAGCGGAGAAGTAA
- a CDS encoding LabA-like NYN domain-containing protein — protein sequence MPQALRVGVYVDVSNIHLNGGYRMQFDILRDFACRDGANPVHLNAYLAYDAQRAERDAGYRSGARQFHAALRDIGYKVIVKHVRWYTDEDGERYGKANMDLELAVDALLQGERLDRVLIASGDGDFAYLVRALQNRGCRTELVAFSNVSADLRQEVDLFVSGYLIPGLLPVKSDQPWGVLESRLRGICYHYDHDKGFGFMRYLKQIDTRLHITDARDPRSPYGTVFFHASQLPPGFDTRNLPSREHIFEFTLRPPVGEDKKDPSAAELVLVN from the coding sequence ATGCCGCAAGCGCTGCGCGTCGGTGTTTATGTCGACGTGTCCAACATTCACCTTAACGGTGGCTATCGCATGCAGTTCGACATACTGCGCGATTTCGCTTGCCGCGATGGCGCTAACCCGGTTCATCTGAACGCCTACCTCGCCTATGACGCCCAGCGCGCCGAGCGCGACGCCGGTTACCGCAGCGGGGCCCGCCAGTTCCATGCCGCGCTGCGTGACATCGGCTACAAGGTCATCGTCAAACACGTACGCTGGTACACCGACGAGGACGGCGAGCGCTATGGCAAGGCCAACATGGATTTGGAACTCGCGGTCGACGCTCTATTACAGGGCGAACGCCTTGATCGCGTGCTCATCGCAAGCGGCGACGGTGACTTTGCCTATCTCGTGCGCGCCCTGCAAAACCGTGGCTGCCGCACCGAACTGGTCGCCTTCAGTAATGTCTCCGCAGACCTGCGCCAGGAGGTCGACCTGTTCGTGTCCGGCTATCTCATTCCGGGGTTGTTGCCGGTCAAATCGGATCAACCCTGGGGCGTTCTGGAATCACGTCTGCGCGGCATCTGCTATCACTACGATCACGACAAAGGGTTCGGTTTCATGCGCTACCTGAAACAGATCGACACACGACTGCACATCACCGATGCGCGCGACCCTCGATCGCCTTATGGGACGGTATTTTTCCACGCCAGCCAGCTACCGCCCGGTTTCGACACCCGCAACCTACCTTCGCGCGAACACATCTTCGAATTCACCCTGCGCCCGCCGGTCGGCGAAGACAAGAAGGACCCGTCCGCAGCCGAGCTCGTGCTCGTCAACTGA
- the purD gene encoding phosphoribosylamine--glycine ligase: protein MNVLVIGGGGREHALAWKLAQSPAVDTVYVAPGNAGTACEPRMRNVPIAASDIPALLRFAGDNDIGLTLVGPEAPLVAGVVDTFRDAGLRIFGPSRDAARLEGSKAFSKDFLQRHRIPTARYGCFTEIAPAFEFIHDHGAPIVVKADGLASGKGVIVAQTQEEAKDAVRDMLAGNAFGEAGHRVVIEEFLVGEEASFICMIDGAHILPMATSQDHKARDDGDRGPNTGGMGAYSPAPVITPAIHARVLREVIEPTVAGMASEGTPYTGFLYAGLMIDAQGTPKVLEFNCRFGDPETQPIMMRLRSDLFALLDAAIDGRLDRIEADWDPRVALGVVLAAAGYPETYREDERLDPLPKDGDDCKLFHAGTRLDGGRILSAGGRVLCATALGDTVADARARAYELAQSVAWPGKYYRTDIGHRALSRKN, encoded by the coding sequence ATGAACGTTCTCGTCATCGGCGGCGGCGGTCGCGAACATGCTCTCGCCTGGAAACTCGCGCAGTCGCCTGCCGTGGATACCGTTTACGTCGCCCCCGGCAATGCCGGTACCGCGTGCGAACCGCGCATGCGCAACGTGCCGATTGCCGCCAGCGATATTCCTGCGCTGTTGCGCTTCGCCGGGGACAACGATATCGGACTGACCTTGGTCGGTCCCGAGGCTCCCCTGGTCGCAGGTGTGGTCGATACCTTCCGCGATGCGGGTTTGCGCATCTTCGGGCCCAGCCGCGACGCCGCCCGACTCGAAGGCTCCAAGGCCTTCAGCAAGGATTTCCTGCAGCGCCACCGGATTCCCACCGCCCGTTATGGCTGCTTCACCGAAATCGCCCCCGCGTTCGAATTCATCCACGACCACGGAGCACCGATCGTGGTCAAGGCGGATGGCCTTGCGTCGGGCAAGGGTGTCATCGTGGCGCAGACCCAGGAAGAGGCCAAGGACGCCGTGCGCGACATGCTGGCCGGCAACGCCTTCGGCGAGGCCGGGCATCGGGTGGTGATTGAGGAATTCCTCGTCGGGGAGGAAGCAAGCTTCATCTGCATGATCGATGGCGCGCACATCCTGCCGATGGCGACTTCACAGGACCACAAGGCCCGCGACGATGGCGATCGAGGACCGAACACCGGCGGTATGGGCGCGTATTCACCCGCTCCCGTCATCACGCCGGCGATCCACGCACGCGTGCTGCGTGAGGTGATCGAACCCACCGTGGCCGGCATGGCCAGCGAAGGCACACCGTACACGGGCTTTCTATACGCCGGCCTGATGATCGACGCCCAAGGCACGCCCAAGGTGCTTGAGTTCAACTGCCGCTTCGGCGACCCGGAAACCCAGCCTATTATGATGCGCCTGCGCAGTGACCTGTTTGCATTGCTGGATGCCGCAATAGACGGTCGACTTGATCGGATCGAAGCCGATTGGGATCCGCGCGTGGCGCTCGGTGTGGTGCTCGCAGCAGCCGGCTACCCGGAAACCTACCGAGAGGACGAACGCCTCGACCCGCTGCCCAAGGACGGCGACGACTGCAAGCTTTTCCATGCTGGCACACGGCTGGACGGTGGGCGCATCCTAAGCGCCGGCGGGAGGGTATTGTGCGCCACGGCGTTGGGCGATACTGTGGCGGATGCACGCGCACGCGCCTACGAGTTGGCGCAGTCCGTGGCATGGCCTGGCAAGTATTACCGTACCGACATTGGGCACCGGGCGTTGTCCCGAAAAAACTGA
- a CDS encoding glycogen/starch/alpha-glucan phosphorylase has product MNDILHESVFTPLENDRKALSDSIRGRLIHSLGKDPLSATERDWLNAVSLAVRERMLERWIFTRRNYQAADAKRVYYLSMEFLIGRGLVNAMLNLGIYDAAREALAEFGVDLERIEELEPDAALGNGGLGRLAACILDSLASQCLPGFGYGIRYEYGMFTQEIRDGFQIEHPDTWLRYGNPWELPRPEALHPVRFYGHLITHYRGDGEAQHFWEDGETVYAMPYDLPVPGYGGGNVNNLRLWSAKASRDFELEYFNEGDYIGAVEQKNVSENISRVLYPNDASQAGRELRLKQEYFFVSASLQDILKRHHDDDHTWEALPEHVAIQLNDTHPAIAVAELMRLLVDEHDLTWEAAWDITVRTFAYTNHTLMPEALETWPVELMSRVLPRHMQIIYDINHRFLNEVRHCFPGDQDLLRRVSLIDEDHGRRVRMAHLAVVGSHHTNGVAALHSELLRNTLFNDFYRIMPARFVNVTNGVTPRLWLHQANPGLSRFIDEHVGQEWVHDLNRLTELEALADDAEARANFREIKLANKRRLAAYIERTVGVQVDPQAMFDVQIKRIHEYKRQLLKLLHVVTLYNRIRDGHADDCAARVVLFAGKAAPAYVMAKQIIRLINDVADVVNNDPLVGDRLKCVFIPNYGVSSATVIIPAADLSEQISTAGTEASGTGNMKLALNGALTIGTLDGANIEIRDEVGADNIFIFGLHTDEVEALRRNGYDPMNHYRDNPQLARCLNMIASDFFAPDDPHRHKAIVDSLLYEDRYLLLADYAAYVQAQDQVDQVFRDKEEWTRRALLNTARMGYFSIDRTVQEYARDIWGIERNCASQR; this is encoded by the coding sequence ATGAACGACATCCTCCATGAAAGCGTATTCACTCCACTGGAGAACGATCGTAAAGCCTTGAGCGATTCGATCAGGGGGCGACTGATCCACAGCCTGGGCAAGGACCCGCTATCCGCTACCGAACGCGATTGGCTCAATGCCGTTTCTCTCGCCGTCCGCGAGCGCATGCTGGAACGCTGGATATTCACCCGCCGCAACTACCAGGCAGCCGATGCCAAGCGGGTTTACTACCTATCCATGGAGTTTCTCATCGGCCGCGGCTTGGTGAATGCCATGCTCAACCTCGGCATCTACGACGCGGCCAGGGAAGCCTTAGCTGAATTCGGTGTCGACCTCGAACGTATCGAGGAATTGGAACCGGATGCCGCACTCGGCAATGGCGGCCTTGGTCGCCTCGCAGCATGCATACTCGACTCGCTCGCCAGTCAGTGCCTGCCCGGGTTCGGCTATGGCATCCGCTACGAATACGGCATGTTCACCCAGGAAATCCGCGACGGATTCCAGATCGAGCACCCGGACACCTGGCTGCGCTATGGCAACCCTTGGGAACTACCGCGACCGGAGGCGCTTCACCCGGTGCGCTTCTACGGACACCTCATCACCCATTACCGCGGCGACGGCGAGGCGCAGCATTTCTGGGAAGACGGAGAGACCGTATACGCCATGCCCTACGACCTGCCCGTGCCCGGCTACGGCGGCGGCAACGTCAACAACCTGCGACTCTGGTCCGCCAAGGCCTCCAGAGATTTCGAACTCGAATATTTCAACGAAGGCGACTATATCGGCGCAGTCGAGCAGAAAAATGTTTCGGAAAACATCAGTCGCGTGCTTTACCCGAACGACGCAAGCCAGGCAGGTCGTGAACTGCGGTTGAAGCAGGAATATTTCTTCGTATCTGCATCGCTACAGGACATCCTGAAGCGTCACCACGATGACGACCACACCTGGGAAGCCCTGCCGGAACACGTCGCCATTCAGCTCAACGACACTCACCCCGCAATCGCCGTCGCCGAGCTCATGCGTTTGCTGGTAGACGAACACGACCTCACTTGGGAAGCAGCCTGGGATATCACGGTGAGGACCTTCGCCTACACCAACCACACGCTGATGCCGGAGGCACTTGAAACCTGGCCTGTCGAACTCATGAGCCGGGTCTTGCCCCGCCACATGCAGATCATCTACGACATCAACCATCGTTTCCTGAACGAAGTCAGACACTGTTTCCCCGGAGACCAGGATCTGCTGCGTCGCGTTTCATTGATCGACGAGGATCACGGGCGCCGTGTGCGTATGGCGCATCTTGCAGTCGTGGGGAGCCACCACACCAATGGCGTTGCCGCCCTACATAGCGAGCTACTGCGCAATACCCTGTTCAACGATTTCTACCGCATCATGCCTGCACGCTTCGTCAACGTGACCAATGGCGTCACCCCTCGGCTCTGGCTGCATCAGGCCAATCCCGGACTGAGTCGATTCATCGATGAGCATGTCGGCCAGGAGTGGGTTCACGATCTCAACCGGCTGACCGAACTCGAAGCACTGGCGGATGACGCCGAAGCACGGGCCAACTTCCGAGAGATCAAGCTGGCCAACAAACGCCGCCTGGCCGCGTACATCGAGCGCACGGTCGGGGTTCAGGTCGACCCTCAGGCCATGTTCGACGTGCAGATCAAGCGGATCCACGAATACAAGCGCCAGCTCCTCAAGCTGCTGCACGTGGTTACCCTGTACAACCGCATCCGCGACGGGCATGCGGATGACTGTGCAGCGCGCGTGGTGCTGTTCGCTGGCAAGGCAGCTCCGGCCTATGTCATGGCCAAGCAGATCATCCGCTTGATCAACGATGTCGCCGACGTGGTCAACAATGATCCGCTGGTGGGCGATCGCCTCAAGTGTGTATTCATACCCAACTATGGGGTATCGAGCGCCACGGTCATCATCCCTGCTGCCGACCTGTCGGAACAGATTTCGACGGCAGGCACAGAAGCCTCCGGCACCGGCAACATGAAGCTCGCGCTCAACGGCGCATTGACCATCGGAACCCTGGACGGCGCCAACATTGAAATACGCGACGAGGTGGGTGCAGACAACATTTTTATCTTCGGCCTGCATACCGATGAGGTCGAAGCACTACGCCGCAACGGTTACGATCCGATGAATCATTATCGCGACAACCCCCAGCTCGCCCGCTGCCTGAACATGATTGCGAGCGATTTCTTCGCTCCTGACGACCCCCATCGTCACAAAGCTATCGTCGATAGTTTGCTGTATGAGGACCGCTACCTGTTACTGGCCGATTATGCGGCTTACGTACAAGCTCAGGATCAAGTGGATCAGGTTTTCCGGGATAAGGAAGAATGGACGCGGCGCGCACTGCTCAACACAGCGCGCATGGGATACTTTTCGATCGACCGTACAGTCCAGGAATACGCCCGCGACATCTGGGGGATCGAGCGCAACTGCGCCTCACAACGCTGA
- a CDS encoding sulfite exporter TauE/SafE family protein, producing MFAALFLFLALGVIAGLLAGMLGVGGGIVVVPVLLAAFAYLKFPPGVITHLAIGTSLATIVFTSLSAVRAQQRKKAIDWPLVRALSPAVVVGSFISGYVAGWIPGYWLRLTFGVFLILASIQLLLNWRPPGSRGLPSTPGLWAVGVGIGTVSALVGIGGGTLTVPFLSWCNVDMKRAVAASSALGFVLALFGAAGFVVSGWHDAALPAWSLGYVSLPALAGIAASAVLFAPLGVHLSHRLPVAVLKRIFGILLLAVAVQILFFA from the coding sequence ATGTTCGCTGCGTTGTTTCTGTTTCTCGCACTTGGCGTGATCGCCGGATTGCTGGCCGGCATGCTGGGTGTAGGCGGAGGCATTGTGGTGGTGCCGGTGCTGCTGGCCGCTTTCGCCTATCTCAAGTTTCCGCCGGGTGTAATTACCCATCTGGCCATCGGCACGTCGCTTGCGACCATCGTGTTCACCTCGCTGTCTGCGGTGCGTGCGCAGCAACGCAAGAAGGCGATCGATTGGCCGCTTGTGCGAGCGCTGTCGCCCGCGGTGGTAGTGGGCAGTTTCATCAGTGGTTACGTCGCGGGATGGATTCCTGGGTACTGGCTGCGCCTGACCTTTGGCGTTTTCCTCATCCTGGCTTCGATCCAACTGCTGCTCAACTGGCGCCCCCCGGGCAGCCGTGGACTGCCATCGACGCCAGGTTTGTGGGCGGTGGGCGTTGGCATCGGTACGGTGTCCGCGCTGGTGGGCATCGGCGGAGGTACACTGACGGTGCCGTTCCTGAGTTGGTGCAATGTCGACATGAAGCGGGCCGTGGCGGCCTCATCGGCGCTCGGTTTCGTACTTGCTCTGTTCGGTGCTGCGGGCTTTGTCGTCTCTGGCTGGCACGATGCGGCCCTGCCGGCCTGGAGTCTGGGTTACGTTTCGCTGCCCGCGCTGGCCGGGATCGCGGCCAGCGCGGTGCTGTTCGCCCCGCTCGGCGTGCATCTTTCGCATCGTCTGCCGGTGGCGGTGCTCAAGCGGATCTTCGGCATTCTGCTGCTTGCCGTCGCGGTGCAGATTCTGTTTTTTGCCTGA
- the purH gene encoding bifunctional phosphoribosylaminoimidazolecarboxamide formyltransferase/IMP cyclohydrolase, giving the protein MQDKRPIARALISVSDKTGIETLAQALVELGIELLSTGGTARSLKAAGLPVLDVSEHTRFPEMMDGRVKTLHPKIHGGILGRRGIDDEIMAEHDIGAIDLVVVNLYPFEATVANPDCPLAEAIEQIDIGGPAMVRAAAKNHADVAVVVDPADYVGLVEELRQAGGTCLQTRFALAAKAFAHTARYDGMVANYLGAIAADGSRAPFPDTLSLQFDKAEDLRYGENPHQRAAFYRERNLAEASVASARQLQGKALSFNNIADTDAALECVKQFDAPACVIVKHANPCGVAVAPNLLTAYERAYQTDPTSAFGGIIAFNRPLDGDTAHAIVSRQFVEVIIAPEITPAAAHAVAEKKNVRLLASGQWDAPQPGFDFKRVNGGLLVQDRDLAAVMADELKTVTRRAPEAQELEDLLFAWRVAKFVKSNAIVYVRDRQTVGVGAGQMSRVYSARIAGIKAADEGLAVSGTVMASDAFFPFRDGIDAAAEAGITAVIQPGGSMRDEEVIAAANEHGMAMVFTGVRHFRH; this is encoded by the coding sequence ATGCAAGACAAGCGACCCATCGCCAGAGCGCTGATCAGCGTTTCCGACAAGACCGGCATCGAAACACTCGCACAGGCGCTCGTCGAACTGGGCATCGAACTACTCTCCACCGGCGGCACCGCGCGCAGCCTGAAGGCGGCCGGCCTGCCCGTACTGGACGTGTCCGAGCACACCCGCTTTCCGGAAATGATGGACGGCCGCGTCAAGACCCTGCACCCCAAGATCCACGGCGGCATTCTCGGACGCCGCGGCATCGACGACGAGATCATGGCCGAACACGACATCGGCGCCATCGACCTCGTGGTGGTCAACCTCTACCCCTTCGAAGCGACCGTCGCCAATCCCGACTGCCCCCTGGCCGAGGCGATCGAGCAGATCGACATCGGTGGCCCGGCCATGGTCCGTGCCGCAGCCAAGAACCACGCCGACGTCGCCGTGGTCGTCGACCCGGCGGACTATGTGGGACTCGTCGAGGAATTGCGCCAGGCCGGCGGCACGTGCCTGCAGACCCGCTTCGCGCTGGCCGCCAAGGCCTTCGCCCACACCGCCCGCTATGACGGCATGGTCGCGAACTATCTCGGTGCGATCGCAGCCGACGGCAGCCGCGCGCCCTTCCCGGACACGCTCAGCCTGCAGTTCGACAAGGCGGAGGATCTGCGCTACGGCGAAAACCCCCATCAGCGCGCGGCCTTCTACCGCGAACGCAACCTGGCCGAGGCCAGCGTCGCCAGCGCCCGTCAGCTGCAGGGCAAGGCGCTGTCCTTCAACAACATCGCCGACACCGATGCGGCGCTGGAATGCGTCAAGCAGTTCGACGCCCCGGCCTGCGTCATCGTCAAGCATGCCAACCCCTGCGGGGTCGCCGTCGCGCCGAATCTGCTGACCGCCTACGAACGTGCCTACCAGACAGACCCGACCTCGGCCTTCGGCGGCATCATCGCCTTCAACCGCCCGCTGGACGGCGATACCGCCCACGCCATCGTCAGCCGCCAGTTCGTCGAGGTCATCATCGCCCCCGAAATCACGCCGGCGGCCGCGCATGCGGTGGCCGAGAAGAAAAACGTGCGCCTGCTGGCCAGCGGTCAGTGGGATGCACCGCAGCCCGGGTTCGACTTCAAGCGCGTCAACGGCGGCCTGCTGGTGCAGGATCGCGATCTGGCGGCCGTAATGGCCGATGAGCTCAAGACCGTGACCCGTCGCGCACCCGAAGCTCAGGAACTCGAGGACCTGCTATTCGCCTGGCGGGTCGCCAAGTTCGTAAAATCGAACGCCATCGTCTACGTGCGCGACCGCCAAACGGTCGGCGTCGGCGCCGGGCAGATGAGCCGGGTCTACTCCGCGCGCATCGCCGGCATCAAGGCGGCAGACGAGGGCCTGGCTGTATCCGGCACCGTAATGGCTTCGGACGCGTTCTTCCCCTTCCGCGACGGCATCGACGCTGCAGCAGAGGCCGGCATCACCGCCGTCATCCAGCCCGGCGGCTCGATGCGCGACGAAGAAGTGATCGCTGCCGCCAATGAACACGGTATGGCCATGGTGTTCACAGGAGTTCGCCACTTCCGCCATTGA
- a CDS encoding helix-turn-helix domain-containing protein → MNAPPSTKLAKSFSEPAPAHTPPPLSEAVRHSLQHYFETLNGYEPSDLYRLVLSEVERPLLETVLIQCRGNQCRAAAYLGISRGTLRKKLQDHGLN, encoded by the coding sequence ATGAACGCACCACCGTCTACGAAACTGGCCAAGTCCTTCAGTGAGCCTGCGCCTGCGCACACGCCCCCGCCGCTCTCCGAAGCGGTCCGTCACTCGTTGCAGCATTACTTCGAGACCTTGAACGGCTACGAACCCAGCGACCTTTATCGTCTGGTGCTGAGCGAGGTCGAACGCCCGTTGCTGGAAACGGTACTGATTCAGTGCCGCGGCAACCAATGCCGGGCCGCAGCCTACCTGGGCATCAGCCGAGGCACACTGCGAAAGAAGCTGCAGGATCACGGGCTCAACTGA
- a CDS encoding sensor domain-containing diguanylate cyclase, giving the protein MNDDSPQGDEESDATTGLPQHWLFDLHRLTVDHFDDADAFAEGCLEAGRQLLGLNTAAIGRVENGAYTLLHIRVEYPEQFTLERHPLAGTCCEAVARSHATVCLPCGDDPPSQPLRHPAYPQAISLAAFIGTPIIVRGTLYAILSFSSETSPENEFGATQAMLVEFMASLLGRFMERGLLDRERETALRHMDERQALLEVGFHHGLVGRAVVDVDNSRITDVNPALCRMLGYPHNELLDNPFERFTHPEDRGLTAPEIRKLVRGNCDAFEMEKRYVHHDGHTVHAHVGIAVLRDAAGHARYLIGDLLDVTEHKNSERALREAMLDLTHLSVTDALTGLHNRRSLDEVLKKEIARARRSHTPLSLLLLDIDHFKRYNDAHGHPAGDQALRQSARLILEAIRTTDLATRYGGEEFAIVLPDTPATQAAVLAERCRRAFLDEPWDFDDPLTASFGVAALGDRMQSPDELIQRADEALYEAKAQGRNRVITARLD; this is encoded by the coding sequence ATGAACGATGATTCTCCGCAAGGAGACGAAGAAAGCGACGCAACAACCGGGCTTCCACAGCACTGGCTGTTCGACCTGCACAGACTGACCGTGGATCACTTCGACGACGCGGATGCGTTCGCCGAAGGCTGCCTCGAAGCCGGTCGGCAGCTACTCGGCCTGAACACCGCAGCGATCGGCCGCGTCGAGAACGGCGCCTACACCTTGTTGCACATTCGCGTCGAATATCCCGAACAATTTACGCTCGAACGGCACCCCCTCGCAGGTACTTGCTGCGAGGCCGTCGCACGCTCGCATGCCACCGTCTGCCTGCCCTGCGGCGATGACCCGCCGTCACAACCGCTGAGACATCCGGCCTACCCCCAAGCGATATCCCTGGCCGCCTTCATCGGCACGCCCATCATCGTCCGTGGAACGCTCTACGCCATCCTGAGCTTCAGCAGCGAGACATCACCCGAAAATGAATTCGGTGCAACGCAGGCCATGCTCGTTGAATTCATGGCCAGCCTGCTCGGTCGCTTCATGGAACGGGGCCTGCTTGATCGCGAACGAGAAACAGCGCTTCGGCATATGGATGAACGGCAGGCCTTGCTCGAAGTTGGGTTTCATCATGGCTTGGTCGGCAGGGCTGTGGTGGATGTCGACAACAGCCGAATCACCGACGTCAATCCCGCGCTTTGTCGCATGCTGGGCTATCCGCACAACGAACTACTCGACAACCCCTTCGAACGCTTCACCCACCCCGAAGACCGAGGTCTAACCGCCCCGGAAATCCGCAAACTGGTGCGCGGCAACTGCGATGCCTTCGAAATGGAAAAACGCTACGTCCATCACGACGGACATACCGTACATGCCCATGTCGGCATCGCCGTACTCAGGGACGCGGCCGGCCATGCACGCTATCTGATCGGTGATCTTCTGGATGTCACCGAACACAAGAATTCCGAACGAGCCCTGCGCGAGGCAATGCTCGATTTGACGCACCTGAGTGTCACCGATGCCCTGACCGGACTGCACAATCGACGCAGCCTGGACGAAGTGCTGAAAAAGGAAATCGCGCGCGCGAGACGCTCACATACCCCGCTTTCGCTGCTTCTGCTCGACATCGATCACTTCAAGCGCTACAACGACGCGCACGGCCATCCTGCTGGCGACCAGGCGCTGCGCCAATCTGCCCGTTTGATTCTCGAGGCCATTCGCACTACCGACCTGGCTACCCGCTATGGTGGGGAGGAGTTCGCCATCGTCCTGCCCGACACGCCGGCGACCCAGGCTGCAGTTCTGGCGGAGCGCTGCCGGCGCGCCTTTCTCGACGAGCCCTGGGACTTCGACGATCCGCTCACCGCAAGCTTCGGCGTTGCTGCACTCGGCGACCGGATGCAAAGTCCAGACGAACTGATCCAACGCGCCGACGAGGCACTCTACGAAGCCAAGGCTCAAGGCCGCAACCGCGTGATCACCGCTCGCCTCGACTAA